One region of Streptococcus salivarius genomic DNA includes:
- a CDS encoding ATP-binding cassette domain-containing protein: METNQLTFEHICFKYKGNDNQLFTDLDVTMETGQVVGILGASGSGKTTLTEILLGQLKPTCQQFRILENGKPVTAGSRSWSYVPQQNLLREYLKVSETFDFYADHHLKGSGKLTKKHRIAGIMDDLGLTEFANKKISELSGGQKRRVSIGIELLSPSPYFILDEPSSGLDALSDRNLLRTLKILAKSANKSIVVITHNTENLAIFDKIIFLSKGRPTFAGTYEELLLEYKTSDPYMIRKYMDMNIADVYQELNASTRIYKI; encoded by the coding sequence ATGGAAACCAATCAATTAACATTTGAACATATCTGTTTCAAATATAAGGGAAATGATAACCAGCTCTTTACAGATTTGGATGTTACTATGGAGACTGGCCAAGTTGTCGGTATCTTGGGTGCTTCTGGTTCAGGGAAAACAACTTTAACAGAGATTCTCCTAGGCCAGCTTAAACCGACTTGCCAACAATTTCGTATTTTAGAAAATGGCAAACCTGTGACTGCTGGCTCACGCTCTTGGTCCTATGTGCCCCAACAAAATCTCCTACGTGAGTACCTCAAGGTATCTGAGACCTTTGATTTTTATGCGGACCACCATCTGAAAGGGAGTGGTAAGCTGACTAAAAAGCATCGCATTGCAGGCATCATGGATGATTTAGGCTTGACGGAATTTGCTAATAAGAAGATCTCAGAGCTTTCTGGTGGGCAAAAACGCCGTGTCTCTATTGGTATTGAGCTTCTTAGCCCTAGTCCCTACTTTATCCTTGACGAGCCGTCTTCAGGTTTGGATGCCCTTAGTGATCGTAATCTCTTACGTACCTTGAAAATCTTGGCTAAATCAGCTAACAAGTCTATTGTGGTTATTACTCACAATACAGAAAATTTGGCTATTTTTGACAAGATCATCTTCTTGTCTAAGGGACGTCCGACATTTGCAGGAACCTATGAAGAGTTGCTTTTGGAATACAAGACTAGCGATCCTTATATGATTCGTAAATATATGGATATGAATATCGCAGATGTCTACCAAGAGCTCAATGCTTCAACACGTATTTACAAGATTTAG
- a CDS encoding LytTR family DNA-binding domain-containing protein, with product MKVRIELDPSMDEPEILIRAPRLTQELAQLQESILKQKLVPLAFYKNRSEYFLDLADILFFETDGEKIYGHTKDEAYEVKQKLYELEELLPIAFCRISKSTIVNAKQIYSLEKSFSGTSTVNFYQTHKQVHVSRRYYQVLKERLNEMR from the coding sequence ATGAAAGTTAGAATCGAATTAGACCCATCCATGGATGAGCCTGAAATCTTGATTCGAGCTCCTCGGTTAACACAGGAATTAGCCCAGCTCCAAGAGTCTATTCTAAAGCAAAAGTTAGTTCCGTTAGCCTTTTACAAGAATCGCAGTGAATATTTTCTGGATTTGGCAGATATTCTCTTTTTTGAAACAGACGGGGAGAAAATTTATGGTCATACTAAGGATGAGGCCTATGAGGTAAAGCAAAAACTCTACGAATTGGAAGAATTGCTTCCGATTGCCTTTTGTCGGATTTCCAAATCGACGATTGTTAATGCTAAGCAGATTTATTCTTTGGAGAAGTCTTTTTCAGGGACCAGTACGGTGAATTTCTATCAGACCCACAAGCAGGTCCATGTATCAAGACGCTACTATCAAGTTTTAAAAGAACGACTAAACGAAATGAGGTAA
- a CDS encoding DUF6287 domain-containing protein, whose protein sequence is MKQFKHKKFIGLALIVFLVFMVLGKYTQSTAFTSSSRVYATTVVDKNTGNKVRFEVRKIKGDKYEVKNTETGDTYQANAQAGEDRSLSFKLPGTNGNSDGTIRITPSMVPGGDAKVEMTESDTYTQVEGGSEVIESSEASSSSSSSQVKSIIKDILESSSSSSGSDASSESSSNDPNKPNADIKTKTDVNGDKETTYIADYSTEDIKSITEAFGKWLYQSDYAKDAVLVQSSFDSITKVNDGSPTFLSFKAPKEKGSSQTITILANLINADGYEHITGVPSGIINGKEVSNYDFKDYKNTVDSFALGINDNSGKTADYSPTSSFRLYTLKDKKHAMYEDDAAEQKALFKDFSADDKTGGNYNGYNKLYKDLVDQDKDSYQIVLGSNGTVYYVTNYWKGNYDKKAVQTYKVAPDDMQEAYQELLKHYSSAGTSDSSESSSSSQSSESTSSSSEAKTESKTETKTEQTGMDVNAIKDNNFQSLEGTWKNGNGLSLNFSKDNLTAPENYVVENTNGKLENGYLTSSLRMGITGAGILFIPKGVTLPTVQGFVDGSDNTKDRILITQSASPQSDAKQFYYKAD, encoded by the coding sequence ATGAAACAGTTTAAACATAAAAAGTTTATCGGTTTAGCCTTGATTGTCTTTTTGGTCTTCATGGTACTTGGAAAATACACTCAGAGCACGGCTTTTACATCGTCTTCAAGAGTTTATGCCACAACCGTTGTCGATAAGAATACCGGGAACAAGGTGCGTTTTGAAGTTCGTAAGATCAAGGGAGACAAATACGAAGTCAAAAATACGGAGACCGGGGATACTTATCAGGCTAATGCCCAAGCCGGCGAAGACCGTTCTTTGAGCTTTAAGTTGCCTGGAACTAACGGCAACTCAGACGGTACTATCCGTATCACACCAAGTATGGTACCTGGAGGAGATGCAAAGGTTGAAATGACTGAATCAGATACCTATACTCAGGTTGAGGGAGGCTCTGAAGTCATTGAGTCTAGCGAGGCTTCGTCTAGTTCTTCAAGTAGCCAAGTTAAAAGTATTATTAAGGATATTTTGGAATCAAGTAGTTCATCCTCTGGTAGCGATGCAAGCTCAGAATCGTCTTCTAACGATCCAAATAAGCCAAATGCAGATATCAAGACTAAGACTGATGTCAATGGTGATAAGGAAACCACTTATATTGCAGACTATTCGACTGAAGACATTAAGTCTATCACAGAAGCCTTTGGGAAATGGCTCTATCAGTCTGATTATGCCAAGGATGCTGTTTTAGTTCAAAGTAGCTTTGACAGCATCACCAAGGTCAATGATGGTAGTCCAACCTTCCTTTCATTTAAGGCACCTAAGGAAAAAGGTAGCAGCCAAACGATTACCATCCTTGCTAATCTCATCAATGCGGATGGCTATGAACATATTACTGGTGTTCCAAGTGGTATCATCAATGGCAAGGAAGTCTCAAACTATGATTTCAAGGATTATAAAAACACGGTTGATTCCTTTGCTTTAGGGATTAATGACAATAGTGGTAAGACCGCAGACTATAGCCCAACATCATCCTTCCGTCTTTATACCTTGAAGGATAAGAAACATGCGATGTATGAAGACGATGCTGCTGAACAAAAAGCCCTCTTTAAGGACTTCTCAGCTGATGACAAAACTGGTGGCAATTATAATGGCTACAACAAGCTTTATAAGGATTTGGTTGACCAAGATAAGGATTCTTACCAAATCGTTCTAGGCTCTAATGGTACCGTTTATTATGTGACGAACTACTGGAAGGGCAATTACGATAAGAAGGCTGTTCAGACCTATAAGGTAGCACCAGATGATATGCAAGAGGCCTACCAAGAGTTGCTCAAGCATTACTCTAGTGCTGGCACGTCTGATAGCTCAGAATCTTCAAGTTCTTCACAATCATCAGAGTCAACATCAAGCTCATCAGAGGCTAAGACAGAATCAAAAACGGAAACCAAGACCGAGCAGACAGGCATGGATGTTAATGCTATCAAAGATAATAACTTCCAAAGCCTCGAAGGGACTTGGAAGAATGGGAATGGCTTAAGTCTGAATTTTTCTAAGGACAATTTAACAGCTCCTGAGAATTATGTTGTTGAAAATACAAATGGAAAACTTGAGAATGGGTATCTCACATCAAGTTTAAGAATGGGAATTACCGGAGCAGGTATTCTCTTTATTCCTAAGGGAGTCACACTTCCGACAGTCCAAGGATTTGTGGACGGTTCGGATAATACTAAAGATCGTATTTTGATTACTCAGTCAGCATCACCACAATCTGACGCCAAACAATTCTACTACAAGGCTGACTAG
- the rexB gene encoding ATP-dependent nuclease subunit B, whose product MKLLYTDMSQDLTEILTEQATSYAQKGKRVFYIAPNALSFEKERKVLEYLPQSASFEITVTRFTQMARYFILNTSNPKTQLDDTGLAMIFYKVLSHMGDDELKVYGRLRKDSNFINQLVDLYKELQQANMTVLDLQHLDQVEKQEDLLRIFSAAQDLLLAGDFDNQSKLSAFFKEITSGHLDKALGNTVLVIDGFTRFSAEEEALVAHLSDKCHQIVIGTYASQKAYRANFVYGNVYQASVDFLRTLAQTYKVTPDYVTTDKEGNPSFARISRLLESRHDFSTIDEQLTAQDKQALQVWEVVNQKEEVAQVAKSIRQLLADGKRYKDILVLLGDEESYKLQVGQIFRKFDIPYYFGKEESMSSHPLVQFVDSLERIKRYNYRAEDLLNLIKSGLYGGFAQEDLDLFEYYVNFADIKGRHKFLSDFTANSRDKYDLDQLNTLRSQLVEPLDKLLNSRKQKGSSLLKKLVVFLEAVQVPSQMASLTAKASEAEKEQNEQVWKAFTQLLEQVETIFGEETLSVDDFLSILRSGMLACDYRTVPATVDVVNVKKYDLIQPHSAPYVFALGMTQSHFPKVGQNKSLLSDEERSRINEATDEHRSLDIVTQSNSQRGHFVAMSLFNAASEQLVLSQPQILNETQVDMSVYLKELLDLGLPLVEKGRNRFEAKGDQIGNYKDLLSTVIALNSSQLDADLDKETQTFWSVAVRYLRKRLEKNQVLIPHVIDDVTTTKVDDQVMQLVFPGEEPLKLSASALTTFYNNQYLYFLRYVLGLEELESIHPDARHHGTYLHRVFERVMGDSSSENFDDKLEKAIAQTNQEQPFELLYTEDQESRLSRQILEDIARSTASVLRDNAAVKVEREEAKFDLLLANSIKITGIIDRVDRLTDGALGVVDYKSGKNVFDIQKFYNGLSPQLVTYLEALRQTYKVDADQLFGAMYLHMQEPQLNLAQFGLDKLAAQAHKELTYKGLFVASETEHLAGGNYDLQKTVTYDKEDLETLLEYNIKLFTGAAEVIRSGNFVVNPYTEDGKSVQGDQIKAITHFEADRHMGQARKLLRLPSRGKKEAYLELMAKDEDKNQMQVAEKIIPFPVTDQAVTADKKDQEDNNVD is encoded by the coding sequence ATGAAATTACTTTATACGGATATGTCTCAGGATTTAACAGAAATTCTGACGGAGCAGGCAACCAGCTATGCTCAAAAGGGAAAGAGGGTATTTTATATTGCCCCTAATGCCCTGTCATTTGAGAAGGAGCGTAAGGTCTTGGAATACCTGCCTCAGTCAGCATCCTTTGAGATTACGGTGACTCGTTTTACTCAGATGGCGAGATACTTTATTCTCAATACGAGCAACCCCAAAACGCAGCTGGATGATACTGGTCTGGCCATGATTTTTTATAAGGTGTTGTCGCATATGGGTGATGATGAGCTCAAGGTTTATGGCCGTTTGCGCAAGGATAGTAACTTTATTAATCAATTGGTAGACCTTTATAAAGAGTTGCAGCAGGCTAATATGACGGTTCTGGATTTGCAGCATTTGGATCAGGTTGAAAAACAAGAGGATTTGCTCAGGATTTTCAGTGCGGCTCAGGATCTCTTGTTGGCAGGAGATTTTGACAATCAATCAAAACTTAGTGCCTTCTTCAAGGAAATTACCTCAGGACATCTGGATAAGGCACTGGGTAACACGGTTTTGGTCATTGATGGCTTTACGCGTTTCTCTGCCGAGGAGGAGGCCCTAGTTGCCCACTTGAGTGATAAGTGCCACCAAATTGTCATTGGGACTTATGCTAGTCAAAAGGCTTATAGGGCTAATTTTGTCTATGGCAATGTTTATCAAGCTTCAGTGGATTTTCTGAGAACTCTGGCTCAGACCTATAAGGTGACACCCGACTATGTGACGACAGACAAAGAGGGGAATCCTTCTTTTGCACGTATTAGCCGTCTTTTGGAGAGCCGTCATGATTTTAGTACGATTGACGAACAGCTGACTGCTCAGGACAAGCAAGCTTTGCAGGTTTGGGAAGTGGTCAACCAAAAGGAAGAAGTGGCTCAGGTTGCCAAGAGTATTCGTCAGTTGCTAGCAGATGGCAAGCGCTATAAGGATATCTTGGTCTTGCTAGGTGATGAGGAGAGTTATAAGCTTCAGGTGGGTCAGATTTTTCGAAAATTTGATATTCCCTATTATTTCGGTAAGGAAGAAAGTATGTCTAGCCACCCTTTGGTGCAGTTTGTGGATTCGCTGGAACGTATCAAGCGCTATAATTATCGTGCTGAGGATCTGCTTAATCTCATAAAATCCGGTCTTTATGGTGGTTTTGCTCAAGAGGACTTAGACCTTTTTGAGTATTATGTCAATTTTGCAGACATCAAGGGGCGTCACAAGTTCCTTTCTGATTTCACGGCTAATAGTCGTGATAAGTATGATTTGGATCAGCTCAATACCTTACGGTCACAACTGGTAGAGCCCTTGGACAAGTTGCTTAATAGTCGCAAACAGAAGGGGTCTAGTCTGCTCAAGAAACTTGTGGTCTTTTTAGAGGCTGTGCAAGTGCCAAGTCAAATGGCTAGTTTGACTGCCAAGGCCAGTGAGGCCGAAAAAGAACAGAATGAACAGGTCTGGAAGGCCTTCACTCAACTCTTGGAGCAGGTTGAGACTATTTTTGGGGAAGAAACTCTGTCAGTGGACGACTTTTTGTCCATTTTGCGTTCGGGAATGTTGGCCTGTGATTACCGTACGGTCCCAGCCACTGTTGATGTGGTCAATGTGAAAAAATACGATTTGATCCAGCCACATTCTGCTCCTTATGTTTTTGCCTTGGGCATGACCCAGTCGCATTTTCCAAAGGTAGGGCAAAATAAGAGTCTCCTGTCTGACGAGGAACGTAGTCGTATCAATGAAGCTACGGATGAACACCGGAGTTTGGATATTGTTACGCAGAGCAATAGTCAGCGGGGGCATTTCGTGGCTATGTCACTTTTCAATGCGGCTAGTGAACAATTGGTGCTTAGTCAGCCACAGATTCTCAATGAGACGCAGGTTGACATGTCGGTTTATTTGAAGGAGCTTCTTGACCTTGGTCTTCCTTTGGTTGAAAAGGGACGTAATCGTTTCGAGGCTAAGGGCGACCAGATTGGGAACTACAAGGACCTTCTGTCGACTGTCATTGCTCTTAACAGCAGTCAGCTAGATGCTGATTTGGATAAGGAAACCCAGACTTTCTGGTCAGTTGCTGTGCGTTATCTCCGTAAGAGACTTGAAAAGAACCAAGTCTTGATTCCACATGTAATTGACGATGTGACGACGACCAAGGTGGATGATCAGGTCATGCAGTTGGTCTTTCCGGGGGAAGAACCACTGAAATTATCAGCTTCGGCTCTGACAACCTTCTATAACAACCAGTATCTTTATTTCTTGCGCTATGTCTTGGGGCTTGAAGAGTTGGAATCTATCCATCCGGATGCTCGACACCACGGGACTTACTTGCACCGTGTCTTTGAGCGTGTCATGGGGGATTCTTCGTCAGAAAACTTCGATGATAAACTGGAAAAGGCAATTGCTCAGACCAATCAGGAGCAACCCTTTGAACTCCTCTATACGGAGGACCAGGAGAGTCGTTTGTCCCGTCAGATTTTGGAAGATATCGCTCGTTCTACAGCTAGTGTTTTACGTGACAATGCGGCTGTTAAGGTTGAGCGTGAGGAAGCCAAGTTTGATTTGCTTTTAGCAAATAGCATCAAGATTACAGGGATTATTGACCGTGTGGACCGTTTAACGGATGGGGCTCTGGGTGTCGTTGACTACAAGTCAGGTAAAAATGTCTTTGACATTCAAAAATTCTACAATGGCCTTAGTCCGCAGTTGGTAACCTATCTAGAAGCCCTTCGCCAAACCTATAAGGTCGATGCCGACCAGCTTTTTGGGGCCATGTATCTACATATGCAGGAGCCACAGCTTAATCTGGCTCAGTTTGGTTTGGATAAGCTAGCGGCTCAGGCTCATAAGGAATTGACCTATAAGGGACTTTTTGTGGCTTCAGAGACGGAGCATCTGGCTGGTGGAAACTATGATTTACAAAAGACTGTCACCTACGACAAGGAGGACCTAGAGACCTTGCTAGAATACAACATTAAGCTCTTTACAGGTGCTGCTGAAGTTATTAGAAGCGGTAATTTTGTGGTTAATCCTTATACCGAAGATGGCAAGTCTGTTCAAGGAGATCAAATCAAGGCAATTACTCATTTTGAGGCCGACCGCCACATGGGACAGGCTCGGAAGCTCCTGCGTTTACCAAGTAGGGGCAAGAAGGAAGCCTATTTGGAGCTGATGGCAAAAGATGAGGACAAGAATCAGATGCAAGTTGCTGAAAAAATCATCCCCTTTCCAGTCACCGACCAAGCTGTGACAGCAGACAAAAAAGACCAGGAGGACAACAATGTTGACTAA
- a CDS encoding GHKL domain-containing protein, with the protein MFESFLGINFLNLYDTDAFLAIQLILTLTINCAIFKRMTDIRISWTVFLTLALLDVVIQYNITNMIMVFDVFILMILAFLAKGKTWSVTQYAFHTLFPVVTSDLLYRLLGLFFIPLLLNLPVAEVGSNALFYLLSYGLILPLYFVFDRFLGLDLKRWKVYSDDSFQNLQISRRVAIAMAIYLLGIYLSVNLDSWFPGYSSELELRFRMLWVLLSAVAFIFLIAHLNQLSRQYLEESLTMEEKRHLNSLTKANQKIDLLYNELLQYRQSYQTVVEQFSEEVRDQEEALAEQVYQNVLRESAKEFERFRVIDNPKLENIQSLPLRSLLSARMMEAKRSNIPVTCDIPEEISGFTMNVVDLTLLVSIFFSNAIDESKQVPASQINFSFHRHDEDGSYHFVMENRTREEKVDLDAIMQEENQKKTSGLNLHSAKDILRKYSDANLITSSGDYLFKQELIFK; encoded by the coding sequence ATGTTTGAATCGTTTTTGGGAATAAATTTTTTAAATCTCTATGATACAGATGCCTTTCTAGCCATTCAGCTTATTTTAACGCTGACGATAAATTGTGCCATTTTCAAACGAATGACAGACATTCGTATCTCCTGGACGGTCTTCTTGACCTTAGCCCTGTTAGATGTAGTCATTCAGTATAATATTACTAACATGATTATGGTTTTTGATGTCTTTATCCTAATGATTTTGGCCTTTCTTGCTAAAGGGAAGACCTGGTCGGTGACCCAGTATGCTTTTCATACTTTGTTTCCAGTGGTGACGTCAGATTTACTTTATCGTTTATTGGGACTCTTCTTTATTCCCCTTCTCTTGAATCTCCCTGTCGCTGAGGTAGGGTCAAATGCTCTTTTCTATCTCTTATCTTACGGTTTGATTTTGCCACTTTATTTTGTATTTGACCGTTTCTTGGGCTTGGATTTGAAGCGTTGGAAGGTCTATAGCGATGACTCTTTCCAGAACCTCCAGATTTCTAGAAGAGTTGCTATAGCAATGGCCATTTATTTATTGGGAATCTATCTCAGTGTGAATTTAGACAGTTGGTTCCCTGGCTACTCTTCAGAGTTGGAGTTGAGATTTCGGATGCTCTGGGTTCTCTTATCCGCAGTGGCTTTCATTTTCCTAATTGCCCATCTTAATCAACTGTCTCGGCAGTATTTGGAAGAGAGTTTGACCATGGAGGAAAAGAGGCATTTGAATAGTTTGACCAAGGCCAACCAAAAGATTGATCTTCTCTACAATGAGTTGTTACAATACAGACAGTCTTATCAGACGGTTGTGGAACAATTTTCAGAGGAAGTACGTGACCAGGAAGAGGCTCTTGCCGAACAGGTGTACCAGAATGTCCTTAGAGAGAGTGCCAAGGAGTTTGAACGTTTCCGTGTCATTGATAATCCTAAGCTGGAAAATATTCAGTCCTTACCCTTACGTAGCCTTCTTTCGGCTCGTATGATGGAGGCTAAACGTAGTAATATTCCAGTGACTTGTGATATTCCTGAGGAAATTTCAGGGTTTACCATGAACGTGGTTGACTTGACCTTGTTGGTATCCATTTTCTTTAGTAATGCGATTGATGAGAGTAAGCAGGTGCCTGCCAGTCAAATCAATTTTAGTTTTCATCGACATGATGAGGATGGAAGTTACCATTTCGTCATGGAAAATAGGACGCGAGAAGAAAAAGTTGACCTTGATGCCATTATGCAGGAAGAAAACCAGAAGAAGACCTCAGGTCTTAACCTTCACTCAGCCAAGGATATTCTTAGGAAGTATAGTGATGCCAATTTGATTACAAGCAGTGGTGATTACCTCTTCAAACAGGAATTGATTTTTAAATAA
- a CDS encoding Hsp70 family protein yields MRKKAIGIDLGTTNSVMAVVREDVPEIIPMGTNDDQVLRSAVYFSNISGQNHVSFGKEAIERGTEIGSTENFKFDFKRDIGRPIASDTPDHTRVNSIILSALVLNEFRKRAYVVGQEMGQADGIKDAVITVPAYFTSDQRAATKNAGRIAGFNVLRIINEPTAAAIAYAHTKNAQGNVLVFDLGGGTFDVTIMRVADHAYDILATDGNSRLGGIDFDKRLVGYIMQELEKQGVNMTNLSEKEKIQLQYKAEQIKTSLSVNDQALYEHYVNGQGYGVLITQAIFNEITLDLLKDTEIKVQSTLQASGLKWEEIDHILLVGGSTRMPMIRQMIRLMSGLEPKFDLNPDTIVAQGASILADLIVNNEVSFSEHQDGKTTETDRVVVKDVTSQGIGLLFKKNPNKNYSFVGDYYNSVVVPRNSVLPLAVTKDLFAVVDGQSKFKLRITEGNYENPFAVKILGQVEGQVPQPRQKGELLAQVTYAFDSEQIVTVTVSDPRSNTVVARFSVNAQVNQTQEVVKEDLSELQAIFAKFIS; encoded by the coding sequence ATGAGAAAAAAAGCGATTGGTATTGATTTAGGAACAACGAATTCCGTTATGGCTGTTGTTCGTGAAGATGTGCCAGAGATTATTCCGATGGGGACGAATGACGATCAGGTCTTACGTTCAGCGGTTTATTTCTCAAATATTAGTGGCCAAAATCATGTGTCTTTTGGTAAGGAAGCCATTGAACGTGGGACAGAAATCGGAAGTACAGAAAACTTTAAATTTGATTTTAAACGTGATATTGGGCGTCCCATTGCTAGTGATACACCAGACCACACACGTGTCAATTCTATTATTCTTTCGGCCTTGGTTTTGAACGAATTTCGTAAACGTGCCTATGTAGTTGGGCAGGAGATGGGCCAAGCAGATGGTATCAAGGATGCTGTTATCACAGTGCCTGCCTACTTTACGTCAGATCAACGTGCGGCAACTAAGAATGCTGGTCGTATTGCAGGATTTAATGTTTTGCGTATTATCAATGAGCCTACAGCTGCGGCCATTGCCTATGCCCACACTAAAAATGCTCAAGGGAATGTCTTGGTCTTCGACCTAGGTGGAGGAACTTTTGACGTTACCATCATGCGCGTGGCTGATCATGCCTATGATATTTTGGCAACTGACGGGAATTCACGCCTTGGTGGGATTGATTTTGATAAGCGTCTTGTGGGCTACATCATGCAGGAGTTGGAAAAACAAGGGGTCAATATGACTAACCTTTCCGAGAAGGAAAAAATTCAACTTCAATATAAGGCTGAGCAGATTAAGACTAGTCTATCTGTGAATGACCAAGCTCTCTATGAGCACTATGTCAATGGTCAAGGTTACGGTGTCTTGATAACTCAAGCGATTTTCAATGAAATTACCTTGGACCTCCTCAAAGATACTGAAATCAAGGTGCAATCTACCCTTCAAGCATCTGGCTTGAAATGGGAAGAGATTGACCATATTCTCCTTGTGGGTGGGTCAACACGTATGCCAATGATTCGTCAGATGATTCGTTTGATGAGTGGTTTGGAACCTAAGTTTGACCTTAATCCAGATACTATCGTGGCACAAGGGGCTTCTATTTTGGCTGACCTTATCGTCAATAATGAGGTTAGCTTCTCTGAGCACCAGGATGGTAAGACAACTGAGACAGATAGAGTGGTTGTCAAGGATGTGACCTCTCAGGGAATCGGTCTGCTCTTCAAGAAAAATCCAAACAAGAACTACAGTTTTGTGGGTGACTACTATAATAGTGTCGTGGTTCCACGTAACTCAGTCTTGCCTTTGGCTGTTACCAAGGATCTCTTTGCGGTCGTGGATGGACAGAGTAAGTTTAAACTTCGTATCACAGAAGGAAATTATGAAAATCCATTTGCTGTGAAGATTTTGGGACAAGTGGAAGGGCAAGTGCCACAACCTCGTCAGAAAGGTGAGCTCTTGGCACAAGTCACCTATGCCTTTGACTCAGAACAAATTGTTACCGTGACAGTGTCGGACCCTCGAAGCAATACTGTTGTGGCACGCTTTTCAGTCAATGCACAAGTCAACCAAACCCAAGAAGTGGTTAAGGAAGATTTGTCAGAACTTCAAGCTATTTTTGCTAAATTCATCTCATGA
- a CDS encoding ABC transporter permease: MNAALRLSWYKFKHHYMDFVKVLLGIVAFEGLILYIQDKGFLKDFETTRMTLFLLLFSTSLLIVVQNSIYISKERSVLNRDFFSGLSRSAFALASMGIHAFFAVLETIVFILSYSVFSKFFDKEFPDAGHIFGSYRWEVGITVLLVFLASHFIALFISALVGKSEITSVILAVVVGIMQFSLSGTILSLPKAIDWVQKFIYLGYGHKLFGISSDLSDLPSSLAKYGVPVPKSQLEAFQGSTGEFWGQWWALVLHCLVYALLFFVTLQKKEK, translated from the coding sequence ATGAACGCAGCATTACGATTAAGTTGGTATAAATTTAAACACCACTACATGGATTTTGTGAAGGTTCTTCTGGGCATTGTCGCTTTTGAAGGCTTAATTCTCTATATCCAAGACAAGGGATTTTTGAAAGATTTCGAAACAACTCGAATGACCCTCTTTCTCTTGCTTTTCTCAACCAGTCTCTTGATTGTGGTTCAAAACAGTATTTATATTTCTAAGGAACGCTCGGTCCTCAACCGTGACTTTTTCTCAGGTTTGAGTCGTTCAGCCTTCGCCTTGGCTAGTATGGGGATTCACGCCTTCTTTGCCGTTTTGGAAACCATTGTCTTTATCCTATCTTACTCTGTCTTTAGTAAGTTCTTTGACAAGGAATTTCCAGATGCTGGTCATATTTTTGGTTCCTACCGTTGGGAAGTTGGGATTACAGTGCTCCTGGTTTTCTTGGCGTCGCATTTTATTGCCCTCTTTATCTCAGCCTTGGTTGGCAAATCTGAGATTACCTCTGTTATCCTAGCAGTCGTTGTGGGTATCATGCAATTTTCATTGTCGGGAACTATCCTGTCTTTGCCCAAAGCCATTGATTGGGTACAAAAATTTATCTATCTTGGTTATGGCCACAAGCTTTTTGGGATTTCTAGTGACTTGTCAGACTTGCCATCGAGCTTGGCTAAGTACGGAGTCCCAGTCCCTAAGAGCCAGTTGGAGGCCTTTCAAGGGTCTACAGGCGAATTCTGGGGACAATGGTGGGCCTTGGTGCTTCATTGCCTCGTTTATGCCCTACTCTTTTTCGTCACACTTCAGAAGAAGGAGAAATAA